Proteins from one Strix uralensis isolate ZFMK-TIS-50842 chromosome 14, bStrUra1, whole genome shotgun sequence genomic window:
- the SLC6A7 gene encoding sodium-dependent proline transporter → MKKTRQQHLREPVTPELLVSPSSQDGELGSECPEDRGNWTGRLDFLLSCIGYCVGLGNVWRFPYRAYTNGGGAFLVPYFIMLAICGIPIFFMELSLGQFSSLGPLAVWKISPLFKGVGMGTILIVSLVAIYYNMIIAYVLFYLFASLTSDLPWQHCGNWWNTDLCLDHHVIKAGNTTFPVNITNTVSPSEEYWSRYVLHIQGSSGIGDPGRIRWNLCLCLLLSWTIVYLCILKGVKSSGKVVYFTATFPYLILVMLLIRGVTLEGAWKGIRFYLTPQFDHLLSSKVWIEAALQIFYSLGVGFGGLLTFASYNTFHQNIYRDTFIVTLGNAITSILAGFAIFSVLGYMSQELGVPVNQVAKAGPGLAFVVYPQAMTMLPLSPFWSFLFFFMLLTLGLDSQFAFMETIVTAVTDEFPYYLRPKKASFSAVICIALFLMGLILTTEGGMYWLVLLDDYSAGFGLMVVVITTCLVVTRVYGMKRFCRDIHMMLGFKPGPYFRACWMILSPATMMALLVYNIIKYQPSEYGSYRFPTWAEVLGILMGVLSFLMIPLGMVVAVLREEGTLWERVQQASRPAMDWGPSLEENRTGMYVASLAGSQSPKPLMVHMRKYGGITSYENTAIEVDREMEEEEEEESMM, encoded by the exons ATGAAGAAGACTCGGCAGCAGCATCTCCGGGAG CCAGTGACACCAGAGCTCCTGGTGAGCCCCAGCAGCCAGGACGGGGAACTGGGCTCCGAGTGCCCGGAAGACAGAGGGAACTGGACAGGGCGTCTGGATTTCCTCCTCTCCTGCATCGGATACTGCGTGGGCCTCGGAAACGTCTGGAGGTTCCCCTACAGGGCTTACACCAATGGAGGAG GAGCTTTCCTGGTTCCTTACTTCATCATGCTGGCCATCTGTGGGATCCCCATCTTCTTCATGGAGCTGTCACTTGGCCAGTTCTCCAGCCTGGGGCCGCTTGCTGTCTGGAAGATAAGCCCTCTCTTTAAAG GCGTTGGCATGGGCACGATCCTCATCGTCTCCCTGGTGGCCATTTACTACAATATGATCATTGCTTACGTTCTCTTCTACCTCTTTGCATCCCTCACAAGCGACTTGCCCTGGCAGCACTGCGGCAACTGGTGGAACACCGACCTGTGCCTGGACCACCACGTCATCAAGGCGGGGAACACCACCTTCCCCGTCAACATCACCAACACCGTCAGCCCCAGCGAGGAGTACTGGAG CCGGTACGTCCTGCACATCCAAGGGAGCTCTGGGATCGGGGATCCCGGGAGGATCCGCTGGAACTTGTGCCTGTGCCTGCTCCTTTCTTGGACTATCGTCTATCTGTGCATCCTAAAGGGAGTCAAATCCTCTGGCAAG gtCGTGTACTTCACCGCCACCTTCCCGTACCTCATCCTGGTGATGCTGCTCATTCGTGGCGTGACCCTGGAGGGGGCCTGGAAGGGGATCCGGTTTTACCTCACACCCCAGTTTGATCACTTGCTGTCTTCCAAG GTGTGGATCGAGGCAGCCCTGCAGATTTTCTACTCTCTTGGGGTAGGCTTTGGGGGCCTCCTCACCTTCGCCTCATACAACACCTTCCATCAGAATATATACAG gGACACCTTCATAGTGACCCTGGGCAATGCCATCACCAGCATCCTTGCAGGGTTTGCCATCTTCTCCGTTTTGGGATACATGTCCCAGGAGCTTGGGGTCCCTGTTAACCAGGTGGCAAAAGCAG GTCCTGGCCTAGCTTTTGTGGTGTACCCGCAGGCCATGACAATGCTCCCCCTTTCTCCATTCTGGTCTTTCCTGTTCTTCTTCATGCTGTTAACCTTAGGCCTGGACAGCCAG TTTGCCTTTATGGAGACCATTGTTACAGCAGTGACAGATGAATTTCCCTACTACCTGCGGCCAAAGAAAGCTTCTTTCTCAGCTGTCATCTGCATTGCTCTCTTCTTGATGGGGCTCATCCTCACAACAGAG GGTGGGATGTACTGGCTGGTCCTACTGGATGACTACAGTGCTGGCTTTGGTCTCATGGTGGTGGTGATCACCACCTGCCTCGTGGTGACACGTGTCTATG ggaTGAAGAGGTTCTGCCGAGATATCCACATGATGCTGGGCTTCAAACCAGGGCCCTACTTCAGAGCCTGCTGGATGATCCTGTCACCGGCAACGATGATG GCTCTGCTGGTGTACAACATCATCAAGTACCAGCCCTCTGAGTACGGCAGCTACCGCTTCCCCACCTGGGCCGAGGTCTTGGGCATCCTCATGGGAGTTCTCTCCTTCCTGATGATTCCCTTGGGCATGGTGGTGGCTGTGCTCCGAGAAGAAGGAACACTGTGGGAG CGAGTCCAGCAAGCCAGCCGGCCCGCCATGGACTGGGGCCCATCGCTGGAGGAGAACCGGACCGGCATGTACGTGGCGAGCCTGGCTGGCAGCCAGTCCCCCAAGCCACTGATGGTCCACATGCGGAAATACGGGGGCATCACCAGCTACGAGAACACGGCTATTGAGGTGGAccgggagatggaggaggaggaggaagaggagtccATGATGTGA